In the genome of Magnolia sinica isolate HGM2019 chromosome 2, MsV1, whole genome shotgun sequence, one region contains:
- the LOC131237841 gene encoding transcription factor MYB98-like gives MEFFSRFRGELALPGPAFLPEYCPKADIRDGFSFEACSSKGPQDLLNFDQFSTNGLLPNSNFDPFGAFASGYSSNFDVGGGIKTFVAGHGDGVFDNFQNVGERIEQDRCRGLNFCNSVEPMNFVLPDEISCVTGDNGIYGEVGLSKKNMQVKRSGKIQKKSHVVKGQWTLEEDKLLVHLVEQFGLRKWSQIAKMLNGRMGKQCRERWHNHLRPNIKKDIWSEEEDLVIIQAHAEIGNKWAEIAKRLPGRTENSIKNRWNATKRRQFSRRKCRSSKYPKPSSLLQDYIRSLMSAGPTGRPENKRTSTSTPSSAAAVTAMHDQAGDSDCDRLVPNYCDFSDVMDFPIDVDVTTVGSIFDDMMMMPSADGVDEKCMEMEMELDVESFMQCENVKKEMDLVEMISQSNNTNKF, from the exons atggagTTTTTCAGCAGATTCAGAGGCGAGCTTGCATTGCCGGGGCCGGCATTCTTGCCGGAGTATTGCCCAAAAGCCGATATCCGAGATGGGTTTTCTTTCGAAGCGTGTTCGTCGAAAGGGCCGCAAGATTTGCTCAATTTCGATCAGTTTTCCACCAATGGATTATTGCCAAATTCGAATTTTGATCCATTTGGAGCTTTCGCAAGCGGGTATTCTTCGAATTTCGATGTGGGCGGCGGCATCAAGACATTCGTTGCAGGCCACGGAGATGGGGTCTTCGATAATTTCCAGAATGTAGGGGAGCGAATCGAACAGGATCGATGCAGGGGATTGAATTTCTGCAACTCAGTAGAACCAATGAATTTCGTGTTGCCAGATGAGATTTCGTGCGTGACTGGCGACAATGGCATTTATGGGGAAGTTGGTTTGAGTAAGAAGAACATGCAAGTGAAAAGGAGTGGGAAAATTCAAAAGAAATCCCATGTAGTTAAAGGCCAATGGACACTGGAAGAAGATAA ATTATTAGTGCATTTGGTGGAGCAGTTTGGATTGAGGAAATGGTCGCAAATTGCGAAGATGTTGAATGGAAGGATGGGAAAGCAATGTAGAGAAAGATGGCACAACCACCTCAGGCCTAATATCAAG AAAGATATATGGAGTGAGGAAGAGGATCTTGTTATAATCCAAGCCCATGCAGAAATAGGAAACAAGTGGGCTGAAATAGCAAAGAGGCTGCCGGGGAGGACTGAGAACTCCATCAAGAACCGTTGGAATGCAACGAAGCGCAGGCAGTTCTCAAGGCGCAAGTGCCGGAGCTCCAAATACCCGAAACCAAGTTCTCTCCTACAGGACTACATCAGGAGCCTGATGTCGGCGGGGCCGACGGGACGTCCTGAGAATAAGCGCACCAGTACTAGTACACCTTCCTCCGCCGCTGCTGTGACGGCCATGCATGATCAGGCTGGGGACTCAGACTGCGACCGGTTAGTGCCGAACTACTGTGATTTCAGTGACGTTATGGATTTTCCGATCGATGTGGACGTTACGACAGTTGGTTCCATCTTTGATGACATGATGATGATGCCCAGTgctgatggtgtggatgagaaaTGCATGGAGATGGAAATGGAATTGGATGTGGAGTCTTTCATGCAGTGTGAGAATGTGAAGAAGGAGATGGATTTGGTGGAGATGATTTCTCAAAGCAACAACACCAACAAGTTCTGA